Proteins found in one Pyxidicoccus trucidator genomic segment:
- a CDS encoding MXAN_5808 family serine peptidase encodes MNHMPRFLRRITAVAVLLGAWALVGSDRAPLPLTMGAAEAGQGSWDGSLPAAKGEKPQHDLNSLRVLTKVILYVKENYVDPKRVKPKEMMISALEYVEKSVPDVLVEGSAETGKLNVNVNGKQREFDIAHVDSLWKMSFALKDVFDFLSKNMRPIEETRDIEYAAVNGMLSTLDPHSVLLRPELYREMKLSTKGEFGGLGFVIQMREGNLTVVKVLPKTPAHRAGIQKDDRIKKIGEESTVNMDLNEAVSKLRGPVDSRITITVERDGWEKPRPMTLARAMISIESVQHKMLAGNVGYVRLKNFQGNTTRDLESALTELRKQAAAKGGFKGLVLDMRGNPGGLLEQAIQVSDTFLSSGTIVATVGLSDKLREEKRARPTEGEDAYPIAVLVNAGSASASEIVAGALKNLDRAVIIGRQTFGKGSVQVLYDFPDDSALKLTIAKYLTPGDVSIQEVGIVPDIQLVPTRVTDERLDVFAPRRSMGEADLDQHFGNPDSTTVAKKREEVLDREKPLETLKYLKVDEKVQQASAAKEESKNPKVAANEKAAGEKKHGEKDPLLDVDVAGQGEDLDDQLDAESQDEIKEDFEVQFARDYVLKAPATTRKAQLQQGKGFVDQKRKDEEGRINAAIAGLGIDWSAGPTPKNVQLATTLSPSGDAKIAAGEVLEMVVTAENKGTEPLKRVRAWTESDNAFLDRREFLFGALNPGEKKSWKVKVRLPKDLTSRRDDVTVRFFDDQGALPETRVAELNFVELPRPAFAFNWQVIDDCTTCNGDGTVQRGETVAVVLDVTNAGTGPALDSFTQIKNGGDPNIFIEKGRFKLGELKPGETKSARFNLEVKKGFKGETFALKLAIIDEPLEEFVMEKLELPVRDAAVAALEPKKSFVRINDKAELFGAPTADARTVAKVGGATVLPVEAVSKGFYRVEMEKDRFAFVRIQDAREQKTAGRATAPKLAWTTQHRPPDIRLEVDPAAGGLVANGDKFTLSGVVTDPNGLLDVYVLVNDQKVYFKGVDPKGGEPNSLKFSTEFALKEGNNNVLVVAREDTDFASRRTLVIRRRPAAVAQKVATPGAATGKPQQQ; translated from the coding sequence ATGAATCACATGCCGCGTTTCCTCCGCCGCATCACAGCTGTTGCCGTGCTCCTCGGCGCCTGGGCCCTGGTGGGCAGTGACAGGGCTCCCTTGCCGCTCACCATGGGCGCAGCCGAGGCCGGGCAAGGCTCCTGGGACGGCAGCCTGCCCGCCGCCAAGGGCGAGAAGCCCCAGCACGACCTCAACAGCCTCCGCGTCCTGACGAAGGTCATCCTCTACGTGAAGGAGAACTACGTCGACCCCAAGCGCGTGAAGCCCAAGGAGATGATGATCTCCGCGCTGGAGTACGTGGAGAAGAGCGTCCCCGACGTCCTCGTCGAGGGCAGCGCCGAGACGGGCAAGCTCAACGTCAACGTGAATGGCAAGCAGCGCGAGTTCGACATCGCCCACGTGGACTCGCTTTGGAAGATGTCCTTCGCCCTCAAGGACGTCTTCGACTTCCTGTCGAAGAACATGCGCCCCATCGAGGAGACGCGCGACATCGAGTACGCGGCCGTCAACGGCATGCTGTCCACGTTGGATCCGCACTCGGTGCTGCTGCGCCCGGAGCTCTACCGGGAGATGAAGCTCTCCACCAAGGGTGAGTTCGGCGGCCTCGGCTTCGTCATCCAGATGCGCGAGGGCAACCTCACCGTCGTCAAGGTGCTGCCCAAGACGCCCGCGCACCGCGCCGGCATCCAGAAGGACGACCGCATCAAGAAGATTGGCGAGGAGTCCACCGTCAACATGGACCTCAACGAGGCCGTGTCCAAGCTGCGCGGCCCGGTGGACAGCCGCATCACCATCACCGTCGAGCGTGACGGCTGGGAGAAGCCCCGCCCCATGACGCTGGCCCGCGCGATGATTTCCATCGAAAGCGTCCAGCACAAGATGCTCGCCGGCAACGTCGGCTATGTCCGCCTGAAGAACTTCCAGGGCAACACCACCCGAGACCTCGAGTCCGCGCTGACCGAGCTGCGCAAGCAGGCGGCGGCCAAGGGCGGCTTCAAGGGCCTGGTGCTGGACATGCGCGGCAACCCGGGCGGCCTCCTCGAGCAGGCCATCCAGGTGTCCGACACCTTCCTCTCCAGCGGCACCATCGTCGCGACGGTGGGCCTGTCCGACAAGCTCCGCGAGGAGAAGCGCGCGCGTCCCACCGAGGGCGAGGACGCGTACCCCATCGCCGTGCTGGTGAACGCGGGCAGCGCTTCGGCTTCCGAAATCGTGGCCGGCGCGCTGAAGAACCTGGACCGCGCGGTCATCATCGGCCGCCAGACGTTCGGCAAGGGCAGCGTGCAGGTGCTGTACGACTTCCCGGACGACAGCGCCCTGAAGCTGACCATCGCCAAGTACCTCACGCCGGGCGACGTCTCCATCCAGGAGGTGGGCATCGTCCCCGACATCCAGCTCGTCCCCACGCGCGTCACCGACGAGCGCCTGGACGTGTTCGCCCCGCGCCGCTCCATGGGCGAGGCGGACCTGGATCAGCACTTCGGCAACCCGGACTCCACCACCGTCGCCAAGAAGCGCGAGGAGGTGCTGGACCGTGAGAAGCCCCTGGAGACGCTCAAGTACCTGAAGGTGGACGAGAAGGTGCAGCAGGCGTCCGCCGCGAAGGAAGAGAGCAAGAATCCGAAGGTCGCCGCCAACGAGAAGGCCGCCGGTGAGAAGAAGCACGGCGAGAAGGACCCGCTGCTGGACGTGGACGTCGCCGGCCAGGGCGAGGACCTGGACGACCAGCTCGACGCCGAGTCCCAGGACGAAATCAAGGAGGACTTCGAGGTCCAGTTCGCGCGCGACTACGTGCTGAAGGCGCCGGCCACCACCCGCAAGGCGCAGCTGCAGCAGGGCAAGGGCTTCGTGGACCAGAAGCGCAAGGACGAGGAGGGCCGCATCAACGCCGCCATCGCCGGCCTGGGCATCGACTGGAGCGCCGGCCCCACCCCGAAGAACGTGCAGCTGGCCACCACGCTGTCCCCGAGCGGGGACGCGAAGATTGCCGCGGGCGAGGTGCTGGAGATGGTCGTCACCGCCGAGAACAAGGGCACCGAGCCCCTCAAGCGCGTGCGCGCCTGGACGGAGAGCGACAACGCCTTCCTGGACCGCCGCGAGTTCCTCTTCGGCGCGCTGAACCCGGGTGAGAAGAAGTCCTGGAAGGTGAAGGTGCGCCTGCCCAAGGACCTCACCAGCCGCCGCGACGACGTGACGGTGCGCTTCTTCGACGACCAGGGCGCGCTGCCCGAGACGCGCGTGGCCGAGCTCAACTTCGTCGAGCTGCCCCGCCCCGCCTTCGCCTTCAACTGGCAGGTCATCGACGACTGCACCACCTGCAACGGTGACGGCACCGTGCAGCGCGGCGAGACGGTCGCCGTGGTGCTGGACGTGACGAACGCGGGCACGGGCCCGGCGCTGGACTCCTTCACGCAGATCAAGAATGGCGGGGACCCCAACATCTTCATCGAGAAGGGCCGCTTCAAGCTGGGCGAGCTGAAGCCCGGCGAGACGAAGTCGGCGCGCTTCAACCTCGAGGTGAAGAAGGGCTTCAAGGGTGAGACGTTCGCCCTGAAGCTGGCCATCATCGACGAGCCCCTGGAGGAGTTCGTCATGGAGAAGCTGGAGCTGCCGGTGCGTGACGCCGCGGTGGCCGCGCTGGAGCCCAAGAAGAGCTTCGTCCGCATCAACGACAAGGCCGAGCTGTTCGGCGCCCCGACGGCGGATGCCCGCACGGTGGCGAAGGTCGGCGGGGCCACCGTGCTGCCCGTCGAGGCCGTCAGCAAGGGCTTCTACCGGGTGGAGATGGAGAAGGACCGCTTCGCCTTCGTCCGCATCCAGGACGCCCGGGAGCAGAAGACGGCCGGCCGCGCCACGGCGCCCAAGCTGGCGTGGACCACGCAGCACCGTCCGCCGGACATCCGCCTCGAGGTGGACCCGGCCGCCGGGGGCCTGGTGGCCAACGGGGACAAGTTCACGCTGTCCGGCGTGGTGACGGACCCCAACGGGCTGCTGGACGTCTACGTGCTGGTGAACGACCAGAAGGTCTACTTCAAGGGCGTGGACCCCAAGGGCGGTGAGCCGAACTCGCTGAAGTTCTCCACCGAGTTCGCCCTGAAGGAGGGCAACAACAACGTGCTGGTGGTGGCCCGCGAGGACACCGACTTCGCCAGCCGCCGCACGCTGGTCATCCGCCGCCGTCCGGCCGCGGTGGCCCAGAAGGTCGCCACGCCGGGCGCCGCCACGGGCAAGCCGCAGCAGCAGTAG
- a CDS encoding EI24 domain-containing protein, translated as MTPHSAVPIIAPKARLSDFFQGLGLLGRAISLVFRSRRLFLLSALCAIVTAVALVGLGWLLWNQAPGLLGSYWPLPESWYGRAGWYTVLVLSSLVVWVVGANVVPPLLLAPLQDPLSETTEAVVGGDEGAPFTLAGLVRGIVTGVAHTLARLFFLILGLVVLLPLHLLPGIGSILWTVLGSLWTMMWMAGEFLAGPMTRHLYPFAEVRRMLRERRALCLGLGAGVYVLLWVPILNTFFLPLAIIAGTLLYRGLREARVLPPPPDAIPVALK; from the coding sequence ATGACCCCACACTCCGCCGTCCCCATCATCGCCCCCAAGGCCAGGCTGTCCGATTTCTTCCAGGGTCTGGGACTGCTCGGGCGCGCCATCTCCCTGGTCTTCCGCTCCCGGCGCCTGTTCCTCCTGTCAGCCCTCTGCGCCATCGTCACCGCCGTGGCGCTGGTCGGCCTGGGCTGGCTGCTGTGGAACCAGGCCCCCGGCCTGCTGGGCAGCTACTGGCCCCTGCCCGAGTCCTGGTACGGCCGGGCCGGCTGGTACACGGTGCTCGTCCTGTCCTCCCTCGTCGTCTGGGTGGTGGGCGCCAACGTGGTGCCTCCGCTGCTGCTCGCCCCGCTCCAGGACCCCCTCTCCGAGACGACCGAGGCCGTGGTGGGTGGTGACGAGGGAGCGCCCTTCACCCTGGCCGGACTGGTGCGTGGCATCGTCACCGGGGTGGCGCACACGCTGGCCCGGCTCTTCTTCCTCATCCTGGGCCTGGTCGTCCTGCTGCCGCTCCACCTGCTGCCCGGCATCGGCAGCATCCTGTGGACGGTGCTCGGCAGCCTGTGGACCATGATGTGGATGGCGGGCGAGTTCCTGGCCGGCCCCATGACCCGCCACCTCTACCCCTTCGCCGAGGTGCGCCGCATGCTCCGCGAGCGACGGGCCCTCTGCCTGGGCCTGGGGGCGGGCGTCTACGTCCTGCTCTGGGTCCCCATTCTCAACACCTTCTTCCTGCCCCTGGCCATCATCGCCGGGACGCTCCTCTACCGCGGCCTGCGCGAGGCCCGGGTCCTCCCACCCCCTCCGGATGCGATCCCGGTTGCCCTGAAATAA
- a CDS encoding glutamate--cysteine ligase yields the protein MSLDLKRAASEPLTSVDMLVAGFRAAEKPRGEHRLGLEHEKFIYPAGSSKPLPYEGPSGVGALLGRLAPAGYTPFRETPESPVIALQRGMATISLEPGGQFELSGSPFHTAREAHAENLAHLQEVKTAADALGLRIVFLGYRPTVTPADMPWMPKTRYLVMRRTLPERGRLALNMMLMTATGQVSLDWADEADCVRKTVVVARLSPLMNAMYANSPLVEGKPSGYLSFRNRVWDEVDPTRCGYLPAFFDGSFSYRAYVEWALDAPLLFLRRNGEYLHPKLSFRQLLKEGFEGKPPDLDDWTDHLSTLFPEVRLKKVLEVRGADCSNPAMTGALGALWRGILYDATALDEAERLLPKLTYAEHLAFHDTARREGLEGRLGTQELHRLAAEMVAISRRGLQRLDAADAPLLDPLAEVAASGRSPAKAVLEAWEKDPRPESVLARFAL from the coding sequence ATGTCTCTCGATCTCAAGCGCGCGGCCTCCGAGCCCCTCACCTCCGTCGACATGCTGGTGGCCGGCTTCCGGGCCGCCGAGAAGCCCCGGGGCGAGCACCGGCTCGGCCTGGAGCACGAGAAGTTCATCTACCCGGCGGGCTCCTCGAAACCCCTTCCTTATGAGGGGCCGTCCGGAGTAGGGGCGCTGCTGGGCCGGCTGGCCCCCGCGGGCTACACGCCCTTCCGGGAGACGCCCGAGTCGCCCGTCATCGCCCTGCAGCGCGGCATGGCCACCATCTCCCTGGAGCCGGGTGGACAGTTCGAGCTGTCCGGCAGCCCCTTCCACACGGCGCGCGAGGCGCACGCGGAGAACCTGGCCCACCTCCAGGAGGTGAAGACGGCCGCGGACGCGCTGGGCCTGCGCATCGTCTTCCTGGGCTACCGGCCCACCGTCACCCCGGCGGACATGCCGTGGATGCCCAAGACGCGCTACCTCGTCATGCGGCGCACCCTGCCGGAGCGCGGCCGGCTGGCGCTGAACATGATGCTGATGACCGCCACCGGACAGGTGTCGCTCGACTGGGCGGACGAGGCGGACTGTGTCCGCAAGACGGTGGTGGTGGCGCGGCTGTCCCCGCTGATGAACGCGATGTACGCCAACAGCCCGCTCGTGGAGGGCAAGCCGTCCGGCTACCTGTCCTTCCGCAACCGCGTCTGGGACGAGGTGGACCCCACGCGCTGTGGCTACCTGCCGGCGTTCTTCGATGGCTCGTTCTCCTACCGCGCCTACGTGGAGTGGGCGCTGGACGCGCCGCTGCTCTTCCTGCGCCGCAACGGCGAGTACCTGCACCCCAAGCTGTCCTTCCGGCAGCTGCTGAAGGAGGGCTTCGAGGGCAAGCCCCCGGACCTGGACGACTGGACGGACCACCTGTCCACGCTCTTCCCGGAGGTGCGGCTGAAGAAGGTGTTGGAGGTGCGTGGCGCGGACTGCTCGAATCCGGCGATGACGGGCGCGCTGGGCGCGCTGTGGCGCGGCATCCTCTATGACGCCACCGCGCTGGACGAGGCGGAGCGCCTGCTGCCGAAGCTGACGTACGCCGAGCACCTGGCCTTCCACGACACCGCGCGCCGCGAGGGACTGGAAGGGCGCCTGGGCACCCAGGAGCTGCACCGGCTGGCGGCGGAGATGGTGGCCATCTCCCGGCGCGGCCTGCAGCGGCTGGACGCGGCGGACGCGCCGCTGCTGGACCCGCTGGCGGAGGTGGCCGCCTCGGGGCGCTCACCCGCGAAGGCGGTGCTCGAGGCGTGGGAGAAGGACCCCCGCCCCGAGTCGGTGCTGGCGCGCTTCGCCCTGTGA
- a CDS encoding outer membrane beta-barrel protein, with protein sequence MRHSFVGGVAAAAVCLAGPAFAIEAQQVGERLNIGEQQPVPGLNVSLGVGGFTGDLAETTQAGPLLGIDATAEILPLVGIEAGYEGQRLGIDDDRVGSDEGIWRHNVGLLAKVGPTLNEKWKPFVGVGAGLSYLNPSDGADGVYDNDFQTELPLAAGLDYRFGNIFAGARATFSALGGEEIVESSGGNDEKGSLFNANITVGGRF encoded by the coding sequence ATGCGACATTCGTTTGTGGGAGGAGTCGCCGCGGCGGCCGTGTGCCTGGCAGGGCCGGCTTTCGCGATTGAAGCCCAGCAGGTGGGCGAGCGGCTGAATATCGGCGAGCAGCAGCCCGTGCCAGGGCTGAACGTGAGCCTGGGCGTGGGTGGCTTCACGGGCGACCTGGCGGAAACCACGCAAGCAGGCCCGCTGCTGGGCATCGACGCCACTGCCGAGATTCTGCCGCTCGTCGGAATCGAGGCGGGCTACGAGGGCCAGCGGCTGGGCATCGACGACGACCGCGTGGGCAGCGACGAGGGCATCTGGCGCCACAACGTCGGCTTGCTGGCCAAGGTGGGGCCGACCCTCAACGAGAAGTGGAAACCCTTCGTGGGCGTGGGCGCGGGCCTGAGCTACCTCAACCCGTCGGACGGCGCGGATGGCGTCTACGACAACGACTTCCAGACGGAGCTGCCGCTGGCGGCGGGCCTGGACTACCGCTTCGGCAACATCTTCGCCGGCGCTCGCGCCACCTTCAGCGCACTGGGTGGCGAGGAGATCGTCGAGTCCTCCGGCGGCAATGATGAGAAGGGCAGCCTCTTCAACGCCAACATCACCGTCGGCGGCCGCTTCTAG
- a CDS encoding Hsp70 family protein, producing MSGLASKLLPLRIRLPYTTEEEFIEKYGSNVARGGVFVATRALKPEGTGLAFEFVLADGTRLLRGEGVVVKAQVDAGGGRSGMTVRFVKLDAASKALIDRLVARRSSPMEAPPVSARRVTEPTAPATPPAQEEQAPTREPVSTEAPSAPSPTSGQAEDEDLGFDITASLTETDQGTPEEATSKPTAPTEPQGPSVSTTAELAEPQAPPASDAIAAPSEPQAPLVSATAELTEPLAPPASDAIAAPSEPASPPVSAHAPTAERAEPLGPPASKPSATSGLSGLPASEASTPSGLAATPASEATAAPSGLAAPPPTDRVEPPTESEPPTSAAQDAEAVRNHRRRALLDVPVTAPTPSPSVPEVVLGIDLGTSHARVAVFHEGTAKLVPLPGTDGTELPALVAVDGSGELLVGPAAQVEADRAPRRAASGLKRLLGLRARSPRLRELSTQLPFPVASDPSGDAAVELGGRLIAPTLFMALVLRELKHAAATLVGRKATRAVICAPSHFTDRQRAALREAATLAGLDAQRILTASAAAALAYGQGRGLARKRVLVVDLGGGGLEVCVVQVTGDDLEVITTGGDPTVGGMDFDARIAEALAADLAEQGVPRPQHLLDWASLRTAAEATKVALSEREQVDVSLSSGTVPPFTRERVEALTADLAQRVTTVVREVLESNSLSPQGLDAVLLVGGQSRAPLVRRRLEESLGVPVRDDVDPRGTVALGAALLGQGLLLAEAGKPAATVSEVLSAPIGVAERGGTLRRVLERNTRLPTSKTLVLPVTAPGPLELVLFQGPSPLAAENEYLGKLALFVERPGEVELHFALSADGALSLEATLPGAKRKPVSLAAEDLDDTTRDSLIGRSPLVGEPETRPGGLLSGLKKLFGRR from the coding sequence ATGAGCGGCCTCGCGTCCAAGCTCCTTCCCCTGCGCATCCGCCTCCCGTACACGACGGAGGAGGAGTTCATCGAGAAGTACGGCTCGAACGTGGCCCGCGGCGGCGTGTTCGTGGCCACGCGCGCGCTGAAGCCCGAGGGCACCGGGCTCGCGTTCGAGTTCGTCCTGGCGGACGGCACCCGGCTGCTGCGCGGTGAAGGCGTGGTGGTGAAGGCGCAGGTCGACGCGGGCGGCGGGCGCTCCGGGATGACGGTGCGCTTCGTGAAGCTGGACGCCGCGAGCAAGGCGCTCATCGACCGCCTGGTGGCCCGGCGCAGTAGCCCCATGGAGGCTCCGCCCGTCTCCGCGCGACGGGTGACGGAGCCCACGGCCCCAGCGACGCCGCCCGCCCAGGAAGAACAGGCGCCCACCCGCGAACCTGTTTCGACCGAGGCTCCCAGTGCTCCGTCTCCGACGTCCGGGCAGGCCGAAGACGAGGACCTCGGCTTCGACATCACCGCGAGCCTGACGGAAACCGACCAGGGCACGCCCGAAGAGGCGACCTCCAAACCCACCGCTCCAACTGAGCCGCAGGGCCCTTCCGTCTCGACCACCGCCGAACTCGCCGAGCCCCAGGCCCCACCCGCGTCGGACGCCATCGCCGCCCCGTCCGAGCCCCAGGCCCCACTCGTCTCGGCCACCGCCGAACTCACCGAGCCCCTGGCCCCACCCGCTTCGGACGCCATCGCCGCCCCGTCCGAGCCCGCGTCCCCGCCAGTCTCGGCCCATGCGCCCACCGCTGAGCGCGCCGAGCCGCTGGGCCCGCCCGCGTCGAAGCCCAGTGCCACGTCCGGCCTCTCAGGCCTGCCCGCGTCGGAGGCCAGCACCCCGTCCGGCCTCGCGGCCACGCCCGCGTCGGAGGCCACCGCCGCCCCGTCCGGCCTCGCGGCCCCGCCCCCCACCGACCGCGTCGAGCCGCCCACCGAGTCCGAGCCTCCGACCTCCGCCGCGCAGGACGCCGAAGCCGTGCGCAACCACCGTCGCCGCGCGCTGCTCGACGTGCCCGTCACCGCGCCGACGCCTTCGCCCTCGGTGCCCGAGGTCGTCCTCGGCATCGACCTCGGCACCTCGCACGCGCGCGTCGCCGTCTTCCACGAGGGCACCGCCAAGCTCGTCCCCCTGCCGGGCACGGACGGCACGGAGCTGCCCGCCCTCGTCGCCGTGGACGGCAGCGGCGAGCTGCTCGTCGGCCCCGCCGCGCAGGTGGAAGCGGACCGGGCCCCGCGCCGCGCCGCCTCGGGCCTCAAGCGGCTGCTCGGCCTGCGCGCTCGCTCACCCCGGCTGCGTGAGCTGTCCACGCAGCTCCCCTTCCCCGTCGCGTCCGACCCGAGCGGCGACGCCGCGGTGGAGCTGGGTGGCCGGCTCATCGCCCCCACCCTCTTCATGGCCCTGGTGCTGCGCGAGCTGAAGCACGCCGCGGCAACGCTCGTCGGCCGCAAGGCCACGCGCGCCGTCATCTGCGCCCCCTCGCACTTCACCGACCGCCAGCGCGCCGCCCTGCGCGAGGCCGCCACGCTCGCGGGGCTCGACGCGCAGCGCATCCTCACCGCCTCCGCGGCGGCGGCGCTCGCCTATGGCCAGGGGCGCGGGCTGGCCCGCAAGCGGGTGCTCGTCGTGGACCTGGGCGGCGGCGGCCTCGAGGTCTGCGTGGTGCAGGTGACGGGCGACGACCTGGAGGTCATCACCACCGGCGGAGACCCGACGGTGGGAGGCATGGACTTCGACGCCCGCATCGCCGAGGCGCTCGCCGCCGACCTGGCCGAGCAGGGCGTGCCCCGGCCGCAGCACCTCCTCGACTGGGCCTCCCTGCGCACCGCCGCCGAGGCCACCAAGGTGGCCCTCTCCGAGCGCGAGCAGGTGGACGTCTCGCTGTCCTCCGGCACCGTGCCCCCCTTCACCCGCGAGCGCGTGGAAGCCCTCACCGCGGACCTCGCCCAGCGCGTGACGACCGTCGTCCGCGAGGTGCTGGAGTCCAACTCCCTCTCGCCGCAGGGCCTGGACGCGGTGTTGCTCGTGGGCGGCCAGAGCCGCGCGCCGCTGGTCCGCCGCCGGCTGGAGGAGAGCCTCGGCGTGCCCGTGCGCGACGACGTGGACCCGCGAGGCACCGTGGCGCTGGGCGCGGCGCTGCTCGGCCAGGGCCTGCTGCTGGCCGAGGCCGGCAAGCCCGCCGCCACCGTCTCCGAGGTGCTCTCCGCCCCCATCGGCGTCGCCGAGCGCGGCGGCACGCTGCGCCGCGTGCTGGAGCGCAACACCCGCCTGCCCACCAGCAAGACGCTGGTGCTGCCCGTCACCGCGCCCGGCCCGCTGGAGCTCGTCCTCTTCCAGGGCCCGTCCCCGCTCGCGGCGGAGAACGAGTACCTCGGCAAGCTCGCCCTCTTCGTGGAGCGCCCAGGCGAGGTGGAGCTGCACTTCGCCCTCTCCGCCGATGGTGCCCTCTCGCTGGAGGCCACACTGCCAGGCGCGAAGCGAAAGCCCGTCTCCCTGGCCGCCGAGGACCTGGACGACACCACCCGGGACTCGCTCATCGGCCGCTCGCCCCTGGTGGGAGAGCCCGAGACACGTCCGGGAGGCCTGCTGTCCGGCTTGAAGAAGCTCTTCGGCCGTCGCTGA